A single genomic interval of Mangifera indica cultivar Alphonso chromosome 5, CATAS_Mindica_2.1, whole genome shotgun sequence harbors:
- the LOC123217213 gene encoding N-terminal acetyltransferase A complex catalytic subunit NAA10-like, which yields MVCIRKATVDDLLAMQACNLFCLPENYQMKYYFYHILSWPQLLYVAEDYNGRIVGYVLAKMEEESNECHGHITSLAVLRTHRKLGLATKLMSAAQNAMGQVFGAEYVSLHVRKSNRAAFNLYTGTLGYKIHDVEAKYYADGEDAYDMRKQLKEKQTHNHAQQHHHHHHHHHHHHHHHHHHHHSGGCCSGEVKSADARSAEVRGDSKSDLKATTKSDSRNG from the exons ATGGTGTGCATACGTAAGGCGACAGTGGATGACTTACTTGCAATGCAAGCATGCAACTTGTTCTGTCTGCCAGAAAACTACCAGATGAAGTATTACTTTTACCACATTCTTTCGTGGCCGCAGCTCCTCTACGTAGCCGAAGACTACAACGGCCGTATTGTCGGTTACGTGTTGGCCAAGATGGAAGAAGAAAGCAACGAGTGCCACGGCCATATTACGTCACTCGCTGTGCTTCGTACGCATCGCAAGCTGGGATTGGCTACCAAGCTCATGAGCGCTGCCCAGAATGCCATGGGGCAG GTGTTTGGAGCTGAGTATGTGTCACTACATGTCAGGAAGAGTAATAGGGCAGCATTTAATTTGTACACAGGAACTTTGGGTTATAAAATTCATGATGTGGAGGCAAAGTACTATGCTGATGGGGAGGATGCTTATGATATGCGAAAGCAGCTAAAGGAAAAGCAGACTCATAACCATGCACAGCAgcatcaccaccaccaccaccaccatcaccaccaccaccaccaccatcatcatcatcaccatagTGGTGGGTGCTGTTCTGGTGAGGTAAAAAGTGCAGATGCAAGGAGTGCTGAGGTCAGAGGAGACTCAAAATCAGATTTGAAAGCCACCACGAAATCAGATTCAAGAAATGGGTGA